A genome region from Schlesneria paludicola DSM 18645 includes the following:
- a CDS encoding OB-fold protein yields MLFIERHRSACCLLAVIALTGCDGLSSPSSSTPKTTSYTPKAPISPADVTVSMPQLHADLVAGVEQMQKKYAGKSVELSGGTIIGFGSKSTAPDLATYVDTVNIWERVGGSEFGVECEMKTSRPWKYLAPGQSIRVQGIGQPKDEAYQPELLTPQLTLQQAELVESLPLNRPVPSVTADDLVRQFRKNPQETKTKYNGRSLIIQGNIESVGKPLIEASQPFLMLKSPQADIAVKCSSGVPQSHPYWVEIQAKPIGAPITLFVESTEILVREKQISLFNVYEMPE; encoded by the coding sequence ATGTTGTTTATTGAGCGTCACCGCTCAGCCTGCTGTTTGCTTGCCGTGATCGCCCTGACGGGTTGCGACGGCCTTTCGAGTCCCTCCTCTTCAACGCCGAAGACGACGTCCTACACTCCGAAGGCTCCGATCTCTCCTGCCGACGTGACGGTCTCGATGCCCCAATTGCACGCGGATCTGGTCGCGGGTGTCGAGCAGATGCAAAAGAAATACGCTGGGAAGAGTGTTGAACTGAGCGGAGGAACCATCATCGGCTTTGGCTCAAAATCGACCGCGCCGGACCTCGCGACGTATGTCGACACCGTCAACATCTGGGAGCGGGTGGGTGGTTCCGAATTTGGTGTCGAATGTGAAATGAAAACGTCGCGTCCGTGGAAGTATCTCGCTCCTGGCCAATCGATTCGCGTGCAAGGAATCGGTCAGCCGAAAGACGAAGCGTACCAGCCCGAATTGCTGACGCCTCAATTGACGCTGCAACAGGCCGAACTGGTCGAGTCGCTGCCGCTGAATCGTCCCGTTCCGTCCGTGACTGCGGACGACCTTGTCCGGCAGTTCCGGAAGAACCCTCAAGAGACCAAGACGAAGTACAACGGAAGGTCGCTGATCATCCAAGGCAATATCGAAAGTGTTGGAAAGCCGCTGATCGAAGCCAGCCAACCGTTCTTGATGCTGAAATCACCCCAGGCGGACATCGCGGTGAAGTGCAGCAGCGGAGTTCCACAGTCGCATCCGTATTGGGTTGAAATCCAGGCCAAGCCGATCGGTGCCCCGATCACGCTGTTCGTGGAATCCACGGAAATCCTGGTTCGCGAAAAGCAGATCTCACTGTTTAATGTTTACGAAATGCCCGAGTAA
- a CDS encoding dipeptidase yields MKSRNLCGWPIFGLIIVCYTNSAALLAADRPPVVVTDEAKKVHAAGFIFDGHNDLPWALRSDFSSSFDQADLVNHVAKLQTDIPRLRQGNVGAQFWSVYVPAETGKDGTAFAKTIEQIELVRSMIKRYPETFEQARTVSDIERIRAAGKIASLIGVEGGHCIEDSIANLHRLHAMGAGYMTLTHSDTLSWVDAATDEAVHGGLTPFGEEIVREMNNLGMLVDLSHVSAETMRDAMRVSKAPVIFSHSSARAIADHPRNVPDDILRLVKENGGVVMINFYSGFVHPESARRRAGMFRVSRELHARFPKESDYKLARKKWEAENPIERGDVHDVVDHIDHVVKIAGIDHVGIGSDFDGIDLLPRQLDDVSTYPVITQELLNRGYTAAQIHQVMSGNILRVMRQAEKVAAPKP; encoded by the coding sequence ATGAAATCGAGAAATCTCTGTGGATGGCCAATCTTCGGCTTGATTATCGTGTGTTACACGAACAGTGCCGCCCTTCTTGCGGCGGACCGTCCACCCGTTGTTGTCACGGACGAGGCGAAAAAGGTGCACGCGGCCGGCTTCATCTTCGATGGTCACAATGACCTGCCCTGGGCTCTTCGCAGCGACTTTTCGTCGTCATTCGATCAGGCCGATCTCGTCAACCATGTCGCAAAGCTGCAGACCGACATTCCTCGCTTGCGACAAGGAAACGTCGGTGCCCAGTTCTGGTCGGTGTACGTTCCCGCAGAAACCGGGAAGGATGGAACGGCCTTCGCGAAGACGATCGAACAAATTGAACTTGTCCGGTCAATGATCAAGCGGTATCCCGAGACCTTTGAGCAGGCACGAACCGTCAGTGACATCGAACGCATCCGCGCGGCGGGCAAGATCGCCTCATTGATCGGAGTCGAAGGCGGCCACTGTATTGAAGACTCGATCGCGAACTTGCATCGGCTGCATGCCATGGGCGCCGGCTATATGACGCTGACTCATTCGGACACCTTGTCCTGGGTCGACGCGGCCACTGACGAAGCGGTTCATGGGGGATTAACACCCTTTGGCGAGGAAATCGTCCGCGAGATGAACAACCTCGGAATGCTGGTGGATTTGTCTCACGTCTCGGCCGAGACGATGCGTGACGCGATGCGCGTGAGCAAAGCCCCCGTGATCTTTTCGCACTCGTCTGCGCGAGCCATTGCCGATCATCCACGGAACGTCCCCGACGACATCCTGCGGCTCGTCAAAGAGAATGGCGGGGTCGTCATGATCAATTTCTATTCGGGGTTCGTGCATCCCGAATCCGCACGCCGGCGGGCGGGCATGTTTCGCGTCAGTCGCGAATTGCACGCGCGGTTCCCCAAAGAATCTGACTACAAGCTCGCCCGGAAGAAATGGGAAGCTGAAAATCCCATCGAACGCGGCGACGTTCATGATGTCGTCGACCATATTGACCATGTGGTCAAAATCGCCGGGATCGATCATGTCGGAATCGGTTCAGATTTTGACGGCATCGATCTGCTGCCCCGTCAATTGGACGACGTGTCGACGTATCCCGTGATCACGCAGGAGCTGCTCAATCGAGGCTACACCGCGGCACAGATTCATCAGGTGATGAGCGGCAATATCCTGCGTGTGATGCGTCAGGCCGAGAAAGTCGCCGCCCCAAAACCGTAA
- a CDS encoding SMP-30/gluconolactonase/LRE family protein, whose amino-acid sequence MPRLMLSCLILSALVCLPLHADEPKTISVGQSPESACRGFDNKLYVTMINGDVLGDGTVVVIDGDKATEFAKGLNAPKGIAFVGDYLVTADETTMWKIDKKGTVTKLADAKDFPNPIEFLNDVVASKDGSSVYVSDMSTPGPMFEADRKLWATDSPQGKDLPRKGCIYKVTLGGKVSVAVPAGNEKIRFPNGVTVDESEAQDHLYVGDFFSGEIVSYEAGKYTTVATGMRGIDGLTVTKDAFYASSWTQGKVWKVDRKTQELTVILDGLKSAADFYYDAKQKQLVVPDMLSGTLVFLPIK is encoded by the coding sequence ATGCCCCGCTTGATGCTGAGCTGCCTGATCCTTTCCGCCCTCGTGTGCCTGCCGCTGCACGCAGACGAACCCAAGACGATTTCCGTTGGCCAAAGCCCCGAAAGTGCCTGTCGTGGCTTCGACAATAAACTGTATGTGACGATGATCAACGGTGACGTTCTGGGTGACGGCACCGTCGTCGTGATCGATGGCGACAAAGCGACCGAATTCGCCAAAGGGCTGAACGCCCCGAAGGGGATCGCGTTTGTCGGAGATTATCTGGTCACGGCCGACGAAACGACGATGTGGAAGATCGACAAGAAGGGCACGGTCACCAAGCTGGCCGACGCCAAAGATTTTCCGAATCCGATCGAATTCCTGAACGACGTTGTCGCGAGCAAAGACGGAAGCAGCGTCTATGTTTCGGACATGAGCACCCCGGGCCCGATGTTCGAGGCCGATCGCAAGCTGTGGGCCACGGATAGCCCTCAAGGGAAAGACCTGCCCCGAAAAGGCTGTATCTACAAGGTCACGCTCGGCGGCAAAGTGAGTGTCGCCGTCCCCGCGGGCAACGAGAAAATTCGGTTTCCGAATGGAGTCACCGTCGATGAAAGCGAAGCCCAGGATCACTTGTACGTGGGCGATTTCTTCTCGGGCGAAATTGTCTCGTACGAAGCGGGGAAGTACACGACCGTCGCCACCGGCATGCGGGGCATTGATGGCCTGACCGTCACAAAAGACGCGTTCTATGCTTCCAGTTGGACGCAGGGCAAAGTCTGGAAAGTGGATCGCAAGACCCAGGAACTGACCGTCATTCTGGACGGTTTGAAATCCGCCGCCGACTTCTACTACGACGCCAAACAGAAACAGCTCGTCGTGCCTGACATGCTGAGCGGCACGTTGGTGTTCCTGCCGATCAAGTGA
- a CDS encoding TetR/AcrR family transcriptional regulator, with protein MTLHEEHTRTRNAERTKRLVLDAAERLFAERGFVGTSMRDIADASGVSQPLIQYHFEHKDGLYAAALRRAVEAYAARFPEAAHVTDQPVDFSCEMHRLFTFLQENRLQIRMIGWARLEGKHELVTGCENLRRAMVQRIEFAQQQGHVRTDIDARSLGVMLEGLLFSWFENRALNEMLFPEGMDDDAFLRSAIAMLERGAAPAVHEAGMEVAAISEGQR; from the coding sequence ATGACTTTGCACGAAGAACACACACGGACTCGCAACGCCGAAAGAACCAAGCGGTTGGTTCTCGATGCAGCAGAGAGACTCTTTGCTGAGCGAGGGTTCGTGGGAACTTCGATGCGTGACATCGCAGATGCATCTGGAGTGTCGCAGCCACTGATCCAATATCACTTCGAGCACAAGGATGGACTGTACGCGGCCGCGCTACGCCGCGCGGTCGAGGCGTACGCCGCGCGATTTCCAGAAGCGGCGCATGTGACGGATCAGCCCGTCGACTTCTCGTGCGAGATGCATCGTTTGTTCACCTTCCTGCAAGAGAACCGATTGCAGATTCGGATGATCGGATGGGCTCGCCTGGAAGGGAAACACGAGCTGGTCACCGGTTGCGAGAATCTGCGACGAGCGATGGTGCAGCGAATTGAGTTCGCGCAGCAACAGGGGCATGTTCGGACGGACATTGATGCCCGCTCGCTGGGGGTCATGCTCGAAGGGCTCTTGTTCTCGTGGTTTGAGAATCGGGCACTGAACGAGATGCTGTTCCCCGAGGGCATGGACGACGACGCGTTCTTGCGGAGTGCGATCGCCATGCTGGAACGGGGCGCCGCGCCCGCGGTTCATGAAGCCGGTATGGAAGTGGCCGCCATAAGCGAAGGGCAGCGATAA
- a CDS encoding efflux RND transporter periplasmic adaptor subunit, giving the protein MSVVRFPRVKLHNSTLRPQTSTWNQSSRSWATLLTIFVTGCGHANVYHEPPPPEVVITKPVQRSVTSYLTQTGTAQASERVELRARVKGFLSQRAFKDGEAVKVGQLLFVIDEEPFRTRLAQLNAKVAEAESALTKAEQSKLREINRAKLDLDQADLELAKLSDARVRSLYEKNTISKEELDRSDATLKKAEAQVASDRANLDQVKADYQTNILSAKSTLEAAKADAKMAEIDLGYCRITAPIDGRINAREFDVGNYVGDGQSTVLASIVKVDPIYTFISPGEDDLLRVQQANANSTAATLPMEMGLSNETGYPHQGHVDYIDPSVDTGTGTIRLRGVFSNPGGAILPGLFVRVRIPAERRETAIMVPDRSLGSDQGGSYLLVVGADDKVERRTVEAGEEIEGLREVRGSISLDDRVVVDGLLRARPGLKVSPKQEETPPTTAKRTSPSRSSTMN; this is encoded by the coding sequence ATGTCGGTCGTTCGATTTCCTCGTGTCAAATTGCACAATTCCACGTTGCGTCCACAGACGTCGACCTGGAATCAATCGAGCAGATCGTGGGCCACACTGCTCACCATTTTTGTGACCGGCTGTGGTCACGCAAACGTCTATCACGAACCACCGCCACCCGAAGTCGTGATTACGAAACCTGTTCAGCGGTCGGTGACCAGTTACTTGACGCAAACGGGAACAGCGCAGGCGTCAGAACGAGTCGAACTGCGAGCGCGCGTCAAAGGATTTCTTTCCCAGCGCGCGTTTAAAGATGGCGAAGCGGTCAAAGTGGGGCAGCTTCTGTTCGTGATTGACGAAGAACCATTCCGTACGCGACTTGCGCAACTGAATGCCAAAGTTGCCGAGGCGGAATCTGCCTTGACCAAAGCCGAGCAATCGAAGCTTCGCGAAATCAACCGCGCTAAGTTGGACCTCGATCAAGCCGATCTCGAGTTGGCCAAACTGTCTGATGCTCGCGTTCGCAGCTTGTACGAGAAGAACACCATCTCGAAGGAAGAACTCGACCGTAGCGATGCGACGCTGAAAAAAGCGGAAGCGCAAGTTGCGTCAGACCGGGCGAACCTGGATCAAGTCAAAGCGGATTATCAGACCAACATTCTTTCTGCCAAGTCGACGCTCGAAGCGGCGAAAGCTGACGCGAAGATGGCGGAAATCGACCTAGGTTACTGCCGAATCACGGCCCCCATTGATGGCCGAATCAATGCCCGTGAGTTCGACGTCGGAAACTACGTCGGCGATGGTCAGTCAACGGTCCTGGCGTCGATCGTCAAAGTCGATCCAATCTACACCTTCATCAGCCCAGGCGAAGACGATCTGCTTCGCGTTCAGCAGGCCAATGCCAATTCTACTGCGGCCACACTGCCGATGGAGATGGGACTGAGTAACGAAACGGGATATCCCCATCAGGGGCATGTGGACTACATCGACCCTAGCGTCGACACCGGTACGGGAACGATTCGCTTACGCGGCGTCTTTTCGAATCCGGGGGGAGCGATTCTGCCTGGTCTGTTTGTTCGAGTTCGCATCCCGGCCGAGCGGCGAGAAACCGCAATCATGGTCCCCGATCGTTCACTCGGATCGGATCAAGGCGGATCGTACCTGTTGGTCGTCGGTGCCGATGACAAGGTGGAGCGCCGGACAGTCGAAGCGGGCGAAGAAATCGAGGGCCTGCGTGAAGTTCGCGGCTCGATCAGTCTTGACGATCGCGTGGTGGTCGATGGATTGCTGCGGGCACGTCCTGGCCTGAAAGTGTCTCCGAAACAAGAAGAAACGCCGCCTACCACGGCGAAACGAACATCTCCGAGCCGTTCATCCACGATGAACTGA
- a CDS encoding efflux RND transporter permease subunit — protein MLSKFFIERPIFANVIAIMTMLVGAVTLFALPVEQYPKITPPTVQVVTTYPGADAQVLSDTVAAPIEQEVNGVEGMLYMSSTCSSNGTYTLTVTFEVGTDLDKAQILVQNRVSIAQPRLPSEVQRQGITAKKQSTSIILVIGLISPDGRYDNLYLGNYATLRVKDELSRIPGVGDIMVFGGNSYGMRVWLDPEKMKARGLTTEDVLAAIAEQNVQVAAGQVGQFPSPDDQTSQFTVTTQGRLSDPKEFGNIIVKAVADTPSRMRLTRVEDVARIELGAQSYDSWTEIKGRPAAGIGVFQLPGANSLDVAHHVLKVMEEMKPTFPEGVDYSVPFNPMTFVEESIHEVYKTLFEAGVLVLVVILVFLQDWRAVLIPATTVPVTIIGTFAVMAMLGFSINMLTLFGLVLAIGIVVDDAIVIVENAVHHIDRGKLDPKNATIKAMSEVIGPVIGITLVLMAVFLPTAFLGGITGQLYRQFSLTIAATAVISAINAVTLKPAQCAVYLRATPTKKNWFYRWFNAIYDRCEGVYAAIISRLVRNTAVTMMVFVALCVVTGYWFTRLPVGFLPTEDQGYAIMGAQLPDAASLTRTRAVTTKISDILAKTPGVRGWFLIGGNSLLDGATVSNAATFYLDFEPFEKRRKHPEQSLEGILGHVMMEVQKIPEAMIFAFPPPAIMGLGTAGGFEMKLENKANLSLQEMQQIADEIVRDGNAQSGLTRLQTSFRSGVPQLFVDIDRTKAKSLGVPLATIFNTLQASLGSAYVNDFNKFGRTWQVRVQADEQFRLRPEDIKLLEVRNATGQMIPMGTFASVQKISGPQIIPRYNLYPSASINGQAAPGFSSGDAMALMEQMAKQKLPTSMGFDWTGISYQEKKVGGQAVYVFALAVLMVYLVLAAQYESWLLPAAVILVVPLALLGTVAAVAVRGMDNNVYTQIGIVLIIALASKNAILIVEFARELRHKGMGILEAAVEASRLRFRPILMTSFAFILGILPLVNATGAGAASRRSLGTAVFGGMLAATVLAVFFVPVFYVVMQRLSELRRRPQAAGHPATEQPTKDDAHSIEMAATALVQH, from the coding sequence ATGCTGTCGAAGTTCTTCATCGAGCGACCGATCTTCGCGAACGTGATCGCGATCATGACGATGCTCGTCGGTGCTGTCACCCTGTTCGCCCTGCCGGTCGAGCAGTATCCCAAGATCACGCCCCCCACGGTTCAGGTCGTCACTACCTACCCTGGAGCAGACGCTCAGGTACTTTCCGATACGGTCGCCGCACCGATCGAACAAGAGGTCAACGGCGTCGAAGGCATGCTCTACATGTCATCGACATGCTCCAGTAACGGAACGTACACGCTGACCGTGACATTCGAGGTCGGTACCGACCTCGATAAGGCTCAAATTCTCGTCCAGAATCGCGTGTCCATCGCCCAACCACGACTGCCTTCTGAAGTGCAGCGTCAGGGGATCACCGCCAAGAAGCAATCGACCAGCATCATCCTGGTGATCGGTCTCATTTCACCCGATGGGCGTTACGATAACCTGTATCTGGGCAACTACGCGACTTTGCGCGTGAAGGATGAACTGAGCCGGATTCCCGGCGTCGGCGACATCATGGTCTTCGGCGGCAACAGTTACGGGATGCGCGTCTGGCTCGATCCAGAAAAAATGAAGGCTCGCGGACTGACGACGGAAGATGTGCTTGCTGCAATCGCCGAACAGAACGTCCAGGTTGCAGCCGGTCAGGTGGGTCAGTTTCCCTCACCTGACGACCAAACGTCCCAGTTCACCGTGACCACACAAGGTCGACTCAGCGATCCCAAAGAATTCGGCAATATTATCGTCAAGGCGGTCGCCGACACGCCGTCCCGCATGCGGTTGACGCGTGTGGAAGACGTCGCACGGATCGAACTGGGCGCTCAAAGCTATGATTCGTGGACCGAAATCAAAGGCCGTCCTGCGGCCGGGATCGGGGTTTTCCAGCTCCCCGGTGCGAATTCGCTCGACGTGGCCCATCACGTTCTCAAGGTGATGGAAGAGATGAAGCCGACGTTTCCGGAAGGGGTCGACTACTCGGTTCCCTTCAATCCGATGACGTTCGTCGAAGAATCGATTCATGAAGTTTACAAGACACTGTTCGAAGCCGGCGTTCTGGTGCTGGTCGTCATCCTGGTCTTCCTGCAGGACTGGCGGGCGGTGCTGATTCCCGCCACGACCGTGCCCGTCACGATCATCGGAACCTTTGCCGTGATGGCGATGCTGGGTTTTTCGATCAACATGCTGACGCTGTTCGGCCTGGTGCTCGCGATCGGGATCGTCGTCGACGATGCCATCGTGATCGTCGAAAACGCCGTGCATCATATCGATCGTGGCAAACTCGATCCGAAAAACGCCACAATCAAAGCGATGAGCGAAGTGATTGGCCCGGTGATCGGGATCACGCTGGTGCTGATGGCGGTGTTTTTGCCGACCGCGTTTCTGGGGGGAATCACCGGTCAGTTGTATCGACAGTTCTCGCTGACCATCGCCGCAACGGCCGTCATCAGCGCGATCAACGCCGTGACATTGAAGCCGGCACAGTGTGCCGTTTACTTGCGTGCGACCCCCACGAAAAAGAACTGGTTCTATCGCTGGTTTAATGCGATCTACGATCGCTGCGAAGGCGTCTATGCGGCGATCATCTCGCGGCTGGTGCGCAACACGGCGGTCACGATGATGGTGTTCGTTGCGCTGTGCGTCGTGACGGGCTACTGGTTCACGCGACTGCCTGTCGGCTTCCTGCCGACGGAAGATCAGGGGTACGCAATCATGGGAGCACAGCTTCCTGATGCCGCCTCGTTGACGCGCACGCGCGCCGTGACGACCAAGATCAGCGACATTCTCGCCAAGACACCGGGTGTCCGGGGCTGGTTCCTGATCGGCGGAAACTCGCTACTTGACGGCGCCACGGTCTCGAACGCCGCAACCTTCTATCTCGACTTTGAACCGTTCGAAAAACGGCGCAAGCATCCCGAGCAGTCTCTAGAAGGGATTCTGGGGCATGTAATGATGGAGGTCCAGAAGATCCCGGAAGCGATGATCTTCGCGTTCCCACCACCTGCCATCATGGGTCTAGGAACCGCAGGCGGCTTCGAAATGAAGCTTGAGAATAAAGCAAACCTTAGTCTGCAGGAAATGCAGCAGATTGCGGACGAAATCGTTCGTGACGGAAATGCCCAATCGGGCCTGACACGACTGCAGACATCGTTTCGATCCGGCGTGCCGCAACTGTTCGTCGACATCGATCGTACCAAGGCCAAGAGCCTGGGCGTCCCGCTGGCGACAATTTTCAACACCCTGCAGGCATCGCTCGGCTCGGCTTACGTGAACGATTTCAACAAGTTTGGCCGCACCTGGCAGGTGCGTGTCCAGGCTGACGAGCAATTCCGCTTGCGTCCCGAAGACATCAAGCTGCTGGAAGTTCGTAACGCCACAGGTCAAATGATTCCCATGGGAACATTTGCCAGCGTCCAAAAGATCAGCGGCCCGCAAATCATTCCGCGTTACAACCTGTACCCCTCGGCTTCGATCAATGGTCAGGCGGCTCCCGGATTCAGTTCGGGTGATGCGATGGCCTTGATGGAACAGATGGCCAAACAGAAATTGCCCACTTCCATGGGTTTTGACTGGACGGGGATTTCGTATCAGGAAAAGAAAGTTGGCGGTCAGGCGGTTTACGTGTTTGCCCTGGCAGTGCTGATGGTGTATCTGGTGCTGGCCGCGCAGTACGAGAGTTGGCTGTTGCCAGCCGCTGTGATTCTCGTCGTGCCGCTGGCCCTGCTGGGTACGGTGGCTGCCGTGGCCGTGCGAGGCATGGACAACAACGTTTACACACAGATCGGCATCGTGCTGATTATCGCCCTGGCGAGTAAAAACGCGATTTTGATTGTCGAGTTTGCACGTGAGTTGCGTCACAAAGGAATGGGAATTCTCGAGGCCGCCGTCGAGGCGTCGCGCTTGCGATTCCGTCCGATTTTGATGACCTCGTTCGCGTTCATTCTGGGTATTTTGCCACTCGTGAATGCCACGGGTGCCGGTGCCGCCAGCCGGCGATCGCTCGGAACAGCCGTGTTCGGAGGAATGCTTGCAGCCACGGTGCTCGCCGTCTTCTTCGTTCCCGTATTTTATGTGGTCATGCAACGACTGAGCGAACTCCGTCGACGCCCACAGGCCGCTGGCCACCCCGCCACAGAGCAACCCACGAAAGACGACGCGCACTCCATCGAAATGGCCGCTACCGCGCTCGTGCAGCATTGA
- a CDS encoding response regulator: MTLVLIVDDSPIDRALAGGLLEKQGGCSVVFAVDGQSALDAIRDCKPDLIVTDMQMPLMNGLELVARLRKDTNLTPVILMTATGSEELAVEALRVGASSYVAKRSLNKRLIDTARMVLASANEEREQSTLMGRLVSHCESFSLQNRTEECRSMSRYLQSSLATFWSLNRAARLRIGLAVEEALLNALYHGNLEISSELKERQDNSFYELATLRQNEHPYSERRIDVTVQTTSEETRYIIRDGGNGFDVSKLPDPTDPENISRPSGRGVMLMHAFMDSVVYNDRGNEVTLVKKRTSMD, encoded by the coding sequence ATGACCCTCGTGCTGATCGTGGATGATTCGCCGATCGATCGAGCCTTGGCGGGTGGGCTATTGGAGAAACAAGGTGGGTGCAGTGTGGTCTTCGCCGTCGATGGTCAGTCGGCGCTCGACGCGATACGCGACTGCAAACCCGATCTGATCGTGACCGACATGCAGATGCCGCTCATGAATGGCCTGGAACTGGTCGCCAGATTGAGGAAGGACACGAACCTGACGCCGGTCATTCTGATGACCGCCACCGGCAGTGAAGAACTCGCCGTGGAAGCACTGCGAGTCGGTGCGTCGAGCTATGTCGCAAAGCGTTCATTGAATAAGCGTCTGATCGACACGGCACGGATGGTCCTCGCCAGTGCGAACGAGGAGCGCGAGCAATCCACACTGATGGGACGATTGGTTTCGCACTGCGAATCGTTTTCCCTACAGAATCGCACGGAAGAATGCCGGTCAATGTCGCGCTATCTCCAGTCCTCACTGGCAACGTTCTGGAGTCTAAATCGCGCAGCACGTCTGCGAATCGGTCTTGCCGTCGAAGAGGCACTGCTGAACGCCCTCTACCACGGCAACCTGGAAATCAGTTCCGAACTGAAAGAACGCCAGGACAACAGCTTTTACGAACTGGCCACGCTGCGGCAAAATGAGCACCCATACAGCGAACGCCGAATCGATGTCACCGTTCAGACCACCTCCGAAGAAACGCGGTACATCATTCGTGATGGCGGAAATGGATTCGACGTCTCGAAGCTGCCTGACCCGACGGACCCCGAAAACATCAGCCGTCCGTCCGGTCGTGGTGTGATGCTCATGCACGCGTTCATGGACTCTGTCGTCTACAACGATCGCGGCAACGAGGTGACACTCGTCAAAAAGCGAACGTCAATGGATTGA
- a CDS encoding iduronate-2-sulfatase: MKRITRSCPWGLALLIALYVAPVIADDKPVLNVFVLAGQSNMAGADSEVAIPPGFVQTTADRETRFTMAPLPDGEKSPQYVPWGEIRGHQAKGKLVHGPEVGFARTLYAAGWRDMALIKVHANFGRDAQSWPWGKGEALHEAWTRFVDTRLEELKAGGHRVNVCGFLWHQGIDDAIHGRLAAEYQQNLSDLIGVLRSRYAIENTPFVLARSVKSRIAQRAPDPDGTAPMSVVRRAQVAVGESVPFAAWINVDDLPNVNTHHFSADSQLVIGERYGKAYLDLKQTDGD; encoded by the coding sequence ATGAAGCGTATTACGCGATCGTGTCCTTGGGGGCTGGCACTTCTAATTGCATTGTACGTGGCTCCCGTCATCGCCGACGACAAGCCCGTGTTGAACGTGTTTGTGCTGGCCGGGCAGTCGAACATGGCGGGGGCCGATTCCGAGGTCGCCATTCCGCCAGGATTTGTGCAAACCACTGCGGATCGGGAAACTCGCTTCACAATGGCACCGCTGCCGGACGGTGAAAAGTCTCCACAGTATGTCCCTTGGGGCGAAATTCGGGGGCACCAGGCGAAGGGGAAGCTCGTCCACGGTCCCGAGGTCGGGTTCGCTCGCACGCTCTACGCCGCGGGGTGGCGTGACATGGCTCTGATCAAGGTTCATGCCAATTTTGGGCGAGACGCACAGTCGTGGCCTTGGGGGAAGGGCGAGGCGTTGCATGAAGCCTGGACGCGTTTTGTGGATACGCGACTCGAGGAACTCAAGGCGGGTGGCCACCGCGTCAATGTGTGTGGATTCCTTTGGCATCAGGGAATTGACGATGCCATCCACGGACGACTGGCCGCCGAGTACCAGCAGAACTTGAGCGATTTGATCGGCGTGTTGCGGTCACGTTATGCGATAGAGAACACGCCGTTTGTCCTGGCAAGGAGCGTCAAATCGCGCATTGCACAGCGGGCACCCGATCCGGACGGAACGGCGCCGATGTCGGTGGTGCGACGGGCTCAGGTGGCCGTCGGTGAATCCGTTCCCTTTGCGGCCTGGATCAACGTTGACGATCTCCCAAACGTGAACACGCATCATTTCAGCGCTGACAGTCAGTTGGTGATCGGTGAACGCTATGGGAAGGCGTATTTAGACCTCAAGCAGACCGACGGCGACTAA